In the genome of Limnobaculum zhutongyuii, one region contains:
- a CDS encoding LPP leucine zipper domain-containing protein has translation MNRTKVVLGAVILGATLLAGCAKSTDTSTNSKLTQLISDVAALRSDVQVAKDEAARANQRLDNMTRSYKK, from the coding sequence ATGAACCGTACTAAAGTGGTACTGGGTGCTGTAATTTTAGGTGCTACTCTGTTAGCTGGTTGTGCGAAAAGCACTGACACTTCAACTAACAGCAAGCTGACTCAACTGATCAGCGATGTTGCTGCTTTACGTTCTGATGTACAAGTTGCTAAAGATGAAGCAGCTCGTGCTAACCAACGTTTAGACAACATGACTCGTTCTTACAAGAAATAA